From Demequina capsici, one genomic window encodes:
- a CDS encoding CPBP family intramembrane glutamic endopeptidase, with amino-acid sequence MNDATEVEARAVAPLDATPPTERASLPEPAEGPSPRRLRWEIAIVLGLSLGQSAAFAIVQFIQYYVKRIDIGSTTSTLNTSRSTIAWIDLISQVLVIGFRLMPVLLVLYLLSDRGRSAWRTLGLTGPWSKVRGDAGWMFAIAAAIGLPGLGLYLGSRALGLTVSVDTSGLPSEWWAATILLLSAASIGILEETIAVGYLVTRLRELRWGAPAAIVASALLRGSYHLYQGWPMALGNVAMGLVFAYVFVRRGRLGPLIAAHLLIDAVAFIGPTVAPESWLAALGLQ; translated from the coding sequence ATGAACGACGCCACTGAGGTCGAGGCGCGGGCCGTCGCGCCTCTGGACGCCACTCCACCCACCGAGAGGGCGTCCCTGCCCGAGCCCGCCGAGGGGCCTTCGCCGCGGCGGCTCAGGTGGGAGATCGCGATCGTGCTGGGGCTGTCGCTCGGACAGTCGGCGGCGTTCGCGATCGTGCAGTTCATCCAGTACTACGTGAAGCGGATCGACATCGGCTCCACGACGTCGACGCTGAACACGTCACGGTCGACGATCGCGTGGATCGACCTGATCTCGCAGGTCCTGGTGATCGGGTTCAGGCTGATGCCGGTGCTGCTGGTGCTCTACCTGCTCTCGGACCGTGGGCGGTCGGCGTGGCGCACGCTCGGCCTGACGGGACCGTGGTCGAAGGTGCGGGGGGACGCGGGCTGGATGTTCGCGATCGCCGCCGCGATCGGCCTGCCCGGCCTGGGGCTGTACCTGGGCAGCCGTGCGCTGGGCCTGACCGTGTCGGTCGACACGTCGGGGCTGCCGTCCGAGTGGTGGGCGGCGACCATCCTGCTGCTGTCCGCGGCGAGCATCGGCATCCTCGAGGAGACGATCGCGGTCGGCTACCTCGTCACCCGCCTGCGCGAGCTCCGTTGGGGCGCGCCCGCGGCGATCGTCGCGTCGGCGCTGCTGCGGGGCAGCTACCACCTGTACCAGGGATGGCCCATGGCGCTCGGCAACGTGGCGATGGGCCTCGTTTTCGCGTACGTGTTCGTCAGGCGCGGACGCCTGGGCCCGCTGATCGCCGCGCACCTGCTGATCGACGCGGTCGCGTTCATCGGGCCGACGGTGGCGCCCGAGTCCTGGTTGGCCGCCCTGGGTCTGCAGTAG